In Natronospira bacteriovora, a single window of DNA contains:
- a CDS encoding VWA domain-containing protein: MWHINSIQSGRRVFALAVAMTLLAVMVGCGEPRNNSRAVVVLIDIHGDYASEMEQARSLTNFLLATLNSGDSIAIAFIDNSSFTERNYIVRADFDHRPSVTTAQKRQVRKELDAFLERFRVPSAHSDITGGILLASDYLRESDAGHRTLFILSDLQEDLMPGMKRDLPLGLDDVQVVAVNVTRLRGDNYDPAAYQARLLHWQERVESSGGRWRVANDLSRLEQMALMQ; encoded by the coding sequence ATGTGGCACATCAATTCAATCCAGTCCGGCCGGCGCGTCTTCGCGCTGGCCGTGGCCATGACGCTGCTCGCCGTGATGGTGGGCTGCGGCGAACCGCGTAACAACAGTCGGGCCGTGGTGGTGTTGATCGACATACATGGAGACTACGCCTCGGAGATGGAGCAGGCTCGCAGCCTGACCAACTTCCTGCTGGCAACGCTCAACAGTGGAGACTCCATCGCCATCGCCTTCATCGACAATTCCAGCTTTACCGAGCGCAACTACATCGTTCGGGCGGATTTCGATCATCGGCCCAGTGTCACCACGGCGCAGAAGCGCCAGGTGCGCAAGGAGCTGGATGCATTCCTGGAGCGATTCCGCGTCCCCAGTGCCCACAGTGACATTACAGGCGGCATCCTGCTGGCCAGTGATTATCTTCGGGAGAGCGACGCCGGGCATCGCACCCTGTTCATCCTGTCGGACCTGCAGGAAGACCTGATGCCCGGCATGAAGCGTGATCTGCCCCTGGGGCTCGACGACGTGCAGGTCGTGGCGGTGAATGTCACCCGACTGCGAGGCGACAACTACGATCCGGCGGCCTATCAGGCCCGTCTCCTGCACTGGCAGGAACGGGTGGAGTCCAGCGGCGGTCGCTGGCGGGTGGCCAATGATCTCTCCCGCCTGGAGCAGATGGCCCTGATGCAGTAA